The following are encoded together in the Oncorhynchus masou masou isolate Uvic2021 chromosome 5, UVic_Omas_1.1, whole genome shotgun sequence genome:
- the LOC135525758 gene encoding adhesion G protein-coupled receptor L1-like, with the protein MKSGEAVVLNANYHDTSPYRWGGKSDIDLAVDENGLWVIYSTEANNGRIVVSQVNPYTLRFEGTWATSFDKRGASNAFMACGVLYAVRSVFQDDEGQTDRGGGGGGDMVLYAFDTSRGREVPVQIPFPNPYQYISSIDYNPRDNQLYVWNNYYVLRYPLQFRPPQPTKGPLSSLMTTVGSYTATVALTPVRPSASNPIGVINRSPDLRPITAMVPLTPHPPHRAPIAPGGSYGGQVGVCEGRVTRGVQWPPTPKGEMVERPCPKGSLGIASYQCVLSPVTWNSRGPDLSNCTSPWVSQIAQKIKSGENAANIAGELVNLTRGRVYAGDVSMSVKLLEQLLDILDSQLQALRPANKESAARNYNKLQKRERTCRAYVQAVVQVVDNLLGPEALVSWADMRTTDQSRSASLLLDAMEKGAFLLANNIYEGRFSDRAPNVDLEVYVLNTEADLQDLTFPHSYDSDSVLQLSTATLQQYSSNGQVKIVLSLYKNLGSFLTTNNSSLRLEAGFVIGGGRSLAVNSHVISASVNKGSNRVFLSEPVVFTLRHLQVENHFSPNCSFWNSTGSGGSASGSSGGRWSSQGCKRIHTNNTHTTCACNHLSTYAVLMTYHQPASVDGIQEVLVYVVSWVGISVALVCLAACSTLLCCQGAPQSDHSTIHRNLWGNLFITELIFLIGVDKTQYSVACPVFAGLLHFSLLSVFCWLCLEAVELYLLQGELFEGRTSRRKYFYLCGYFLPGVVVAVSAAIDYRGYGTRTVCWLQMDNYFIWSFLGPVSVIIMLNLVVLVMTLHKMVHSSSALKPDSSRHDNLRAWTVGSLTLLFLLVVTWSLGLVFLSSPSLLLSYLFSSLNTAQALLITILFCTLTRKGHKDYGKCVRHSQCCDCSSTTSSPGSVKGAALRANSRYCSANQARRATANRQSRIRRMWNDTVRRQTESSFIAADVNTTPTLNRVGLGNHFLTNPVLQTHPRVSPYDSLLAQGYSQPSPGLFTSTGTFRDIQKGDVLSQSQEMDSVCLNGGYSTNSFTLQGLGGGGGGPRSGVGGSTDLLREGGGGGEDASPAPLTPHAAVGLGVEPHGGGMRKNLSDATVLENMIISELVQSNLRPAAAAERYGSLARPLDRLTRPQPSAHESWTVARVSTHTHDQDPTHAHTHQDGWTHTPRPLQDVPTPTPRPLQDVPTHTPRPLQDVPTHTPRPLQDVPTHTRQEESNRSQLQLGGGTLSRRLLLQDRQTRPQEVSLQMQTARPHSTLSRQQQQGGGGTLSRHRSGGVEPGCAVGSERDRYRQRPLPPPPPPPPLETEPLYKALEDPLLYDPRDGGVEGWKERGLYTRNSPPPPRFYTRESPPLLLSSYPDSSPEGQPEVSPTPRPHRPPLEVPYSLGRPPLGPRPNHMQTFYQPPALTPLTANGELVYTEPASEDDEGQMQRVTSL; encoded by the exons atgaagaGCGGCGAGGCGGTGGTGTTGAACGCTAACTACCACGACACTTCTCCATATCGGTGGGGCGGGAAGAGCGATATCGACCTTGCTGTGGATGAGAACGGACTGTGGGTCATCTACTCAACTGAAGCCAACAATGGACGTATAGTTGTCAgtcag GTAAACCCTTACACCCTGCGTTTCGAGGGTACGTGGGCGACCAGCTTCGATAAGCGCGGGGCGAGCAACGCCTTCATGGCGTGCGGCGTGCTGTACGCGGTGCGCTCCGTCTTCCAAGACGacgagggacagacagacagaggaggaggaggtggaggggataTGGTGTTATATGCGTTTGACACCAGTAGAGGGCGAGAGGTGCCGGTCCAGATCCCCTTCCCTAACCCCTACCAGTATATATCATCTATAGACTACAACCCACGGGACAACCAGCTGTATGTGTGGAATAACTACTACGTGCTGAGATACCCTCTGCAGTTCAGACCACCCCAGCCTACCAAAG gtcctCTCTCATCTCTAATGACTACAGTGGGGTCCTACACAGCCACCGTAGCGCTGACCCCAGTACGACCTTCAGCCTCCAATCCCATCGGGGTCATCAACCGGAGTCCGGACTTGCGGCCAATCACGGCCATGGTCCcgctgaccccccaccccccccaccgtGCCCCCATCGCCCCGGGGGGGTCCTACGGGGGGCAGGTTGGGGTGTGTGAGGGGAGGGTGACCAGAGGGGTACAGTGGCCCCCTACACCTAaaggagagatggtggagagaccATGTCCCAAAGGATcactgg gTATAGCATCGTACCAGTGTGTGTTGTCCCCGGTAACCTGGAACTCCAGAGGGCCTGACCTCAGTAACTGTACCTCCCCCTGGGTCAGTCAGATAGCACAGAAG aTAAAGAGTGGGGAGAATGCAGCTAACATCGCTGGTGAGTTAGTAAACCTGACGAGGGGGCGGGTCTACGCCGGTGATGTCAGCATGTCAGTCAAACTTCTAGAGCAGCTGTTGGACATCCTGGATTCTCAGCTTCAGGCCCTACGACCAGCCAACAAGGAATCTGCTGCACGCAACtacaacaag TTGCAGAAGAGGGAACGCACCTGTAGAGCTTATGTCCAG gCGGTGGTTCAGGTAGTTGATAACCTGTTGGGCCCTGAAGCTCTAGTCTCCTGGGCTGATATGAGGACCACTGACCAATCACGCTCTGCCTCGCTGCTATTGGACGCCATGGAGAAAGGAGCCTTTCTGTTGGCTAACAACATCTACGAGGGGCGATTCAGCGACAGAGCGCCCAATGTCG atctaGAGGTGTATGTATTGAACACAGAGGCAGACCTACAGGACCTGACGTTCCCTCACTCCTATGACAGTGACAGTGTTCTACAGCTCTCAACTGCTACTCTACAGCAGTACAGCAGCAatg gcCAGGTGAAGATAGTTCTATCTCTGTATAAGAACCTTGGATCCTTCCTGACCACTAACAACTCCTCGTTGAGGTTGGAGGCGGGGTTTGTGATTGGCGGTGGCAGGAGCTTGGCGGTGAATTCTCACGTGATCTCGGCTTCTGTCAACAAAGGTTCCAACCGAGTATTCCTCTCTGAACCGGTCGTCTTCACTCTGCGACACCTACAG GTGGAGAACCACTTCAGCCCCAACTGTTCGTTCTGGAACTCCACGGGGTCGGGGGGGTCAGCATCGGGGTCGTCGGGGGGTCGTTGGTCATCCCAGGGGTGTAAACGGATACacaccaacaacacacacaccacctgcgCCTGTAACCATCTGTCAACCTATGCTGTCCTGATGACCTACCACCAACCTGCT tctgtAGATGGGATACAGGAGGTTCTGGTCTACGTAGTGTCCTGGGTAGGTATATCTGTAGCCCTGGTGTGCCTTGCAGCCTGCAGTACCCTACTGTGTTGCCAGGGGGCGCCACAGTCAGACCACAGCACCATACACAGGAATCTGTGGGGCAACCTCTTCATCACCGAACTCATCTTCCTCATTGGGGTAGATAAGACACAGTACAGC gTAGCGTGTCCAGTCTTTGCCGGTCTGCTCCATttctccctgctctctgtgttctgttggtTATGCCTGGAGGCAGTGGAACTCTACTTACTGCAGGGGGAGCTCTTTGAAGGACGGACCTCTAGGAGGAAGTACTTCTATCTCTGCGGCTACTTCCTGCCAGGGGTGGTCGTGGCCGTCTCCGCTGCCATCGACTACAGGGGCTACGGCACCCGGACTGT gtgttggCTGCAGATGGACAACTACTTCATCTGGAGTTTCCtgggtcctgtatctgtcattaTAATG CTGAACCTGGTGGTCTTGGTGATGACTCTTCACAAGATGGTGCACAGCTCCTCCGCCCTCAAACCCGACTCCAGTCGTCACGACAACCTCAG agCGTGGACTGTGGGTTCgctcaccctcctcttcctcctggtgGTGACCTGGTCTCTGGGGCTCgtcttcctctcatctccctctctcctcctctcctacctcttctcctcccttaaCACGGCCCAGGCTCTACTCATCACAATACTGTTCTGTACACTCACTAGGAAG GGCCATAAGGACTATGGGAAGTGTGTGCGTCACTCCCAATGCTGTGACTGTTCCTCCACCACCAGTTCACCTGGCTCTGTGAAGGGCGCCGCCCTACGGGCCAACAGCCGCTACTGCAGTGCCAACCAGGCACGCAGGGCTACTgctaacagacag agtCGCATTAGGAGGATGTGGAACGATACAGTGCGCAGACAGACTGAGTCTTCCTTCATAGCTGCTGATGTCAACACCACACCTACACTCAACAGAg ttggCCTGGGTAACCATTTCCTGACTAACCCAGTGTTACAGACTCACCCTAGAGTCTCTCCTTATGACAGCCTACTGGCTCAGGGCTACAGCCAGCCCTCCCCTGGCCTCTTCACCTCTACTG GGACCTTCAGAGACATACAGA AAGGTGACGTCCTGTCCCAGAGCCAGGAGATGGACAGTGTTTGTCTGAACGGAGGCTACAGCACCAACAGCTTCACCCTGCAGGGTCtaggtgggggtggtggggggccTCGGTCCGGGGTGGGTGGCAGCACAGACCTCctcagggaaggaggaggagggggggaggacgcCTCCCCCGCCCCCCTCACCCCCCACGCCGCCGTGGGTCTGGGGGTGGAGCCTCACGGAGGCGGAATGCGGAAGAACCTATCGGACGCGACGGTCCTGGAGAACATGATCATCTCAGAGCTGGTTCAGAGCAACTTGAGGCCGGCTGCAGCCGCGGAGCGCTACGGCAGCCTGGCACGCCCCCTGGACCGACTGACACGCCCACAGCCCTCCGCCCACGAGAGTTGGACGGTAGCTCGGGTGTCGACGCACACACATGACCAAGATccgacacacgcgcacacgcaccaGGACGGCTGGACGCACACACCTCGTCCTCTGCAGGACGTGCCGACGCCCACACCCCGTCCTCTGCAGGACGTGCCGACACACACACCTCGTCCTCTGCAGGACGTGCCGACACACACACCTCGTCCTCTGCAGGACGTGCCGACACACACACGCCAGGAGGAGAGCAACAGGAGCCAGCTGCAGCTGGGGGGCGGGACCCTCTCCCGTAGACTCCTCctccaggacagacagacacgtccCCAGGAGGTGTCGCTGCAGATGCAGACTGCACGCCCACATTCCACGTTGTCGCGGCAACAGCAGCAGGGCGGAGGGGGAACGCTGTCCCGTCACCGCAGCGGGGGTGTTGAGCCGGGCTGCGCGGTGGGTTCGGAGAGGGACCGTTACCGGCAGAGGCCgcttcctccaccccctcctcctccgcctctggAGACAGAACCCCTGTATAAAGCCCTGGAGGATCCCCTTCTCTATGACCccagggatggaggggtggaggggtggaaggagagaggg